The Pantoea vagans genome contains the following window.
ACCCATGGTGCCTTTGGCGATTAACACGCCAACAAGAATTAACAGGCTATCACCGGGAAGAAATGCGGCAGGTAGCAGGCCGTTCTCCAGAAACAGGATCATGAACAGCAAACCGTATATGGCCCACACCAGCGTGGGGTCGGAGAGCATTTCGTAATCCTGCTGCCACAGGGCATGCAGCAATGCTTTCAAAATATCCATCAATCGTTCCTGAACATCATTGTTAAACGTGCCCGTGAGGGGCTGAGGCGCAGGCTGGTTTGGTTATACATTTTAGGTATGCAGCCCATGCGGGGTTTCCGGATCCATCCAGAATAGATTGTTAAATCAGCGACTTTTTAAAGCCCTGTCGCAAAGGGTAAGAAAAGGGCGATAACTGTAACAAAAATCACGCTAGTCAGACAGTGTAAAGTGGCTGCCGTACAGGAGTTTTACCTTTTGACGCAGATGGTCAAAAGGAGCTTTACATGAGCTGACATTATTGCAGATTAACTGACTAATTCGCCTGGAAATGCAGCAGAATCAATGTGAATTGTCACTACCTTCCGGCAGGATGACGGGATTTTCCGCAAACATGTAACGGTCAACATTGAATTCAAAATCATCGGCTGTGGCGTTAAACAGCATCTGTTTAGTATTTTCCAGGTGCTGCCACATTGCCAGCTTGCTGGCGGCGGGATCTTTGCGCATCAGTGCTTTCAAAATCTGGTCATGATCGTCGCACCAGCTGGTGATATTGCGCGCATCGATATGTTCGTGCAGTTTCAGCCAATAGGGGTTGTGCAGGCGGTGCAGCCACATCTTTTCAACAATCGCGGCTAATGCACTGTTTTGTGTGGATTGCGCAATACGCACATGGAAATGCATATCCCATTCGGAATCACGTGAGTGATCTTCATGACGCGCTTTTTCCTGGATCGCCATCAACGCCATAATATCCTGACGC
Protein-coding sequences here:
- the exuR gene encoding transcriptional regulator ExuR yields the protein MDLNESRRLYQQLASELKRRIEADDYRVGDKLPAERLIAEEMEVSRTVVREAIIMLEVEGYVEVRKGSGIHVVSNQQQNRETTPSQLEFASFGPFELLQARQLIESNVAEFAATQVTRQDIMALMAIQEKARHEDHSRDSEWDMHFHVRIAQSTQNSALAAIVEKMWLHRLHNPYWLKLHEHIDARNITSWCDDHDQILKALMRKDPAASKLAMWQHLENTKQMLFNATADDFEFNVDRYMFAENPVILPEGSDNSH